The Linepithema humile isolate Giens D197 chromosome 2, Lhum_UNIL_v1.0, whole genome shotgun sequence genome has a segment encoding these proteins:
- the LOC136998056 gene encoding odorant receptor 22c-like has product MASKRSNYKDFVWAIKLNRVAFKMIGLWPENQEETNTNNFFSNILTSSIFIMITLVLVIPLIWSLVRIWSDMILMIENLQVTLPLILSCLKLVIVRWKRSAILLIVNMMAEDWMYLSVDAERHVMIKQAQIARLFTIYEYSMGTFAIIILTVLPSFGLHFRLLTNLTDRDRVLPIQAYYFYDTDKSPQFELTLAAQFISMCFNIIIYMSVDAFFMLTIFHICSQLKNFRFRLLHLNLYNDFNNALRYIVETHLRLIRFANNIEDIFSLSTLTLLLYFGVAFCLYGFVFVTIISSNETSYISFSRISFAIAGTISLLVLLFFYCSGGELVAKECEAVYRALCDLEWYTLEPSESRALILIMIRAGESFRITAGKIFPLSMATFCNVLKTSVGYISFLLAKRS; this is encoded by the exons ATGGCTTCTAAACGTTCAAATTATAAAG attttgtgTGGGCTATTAAACTAAACCGGGTTGCTTTCAAGATGATCGGTTTATGGCCCGAAAATCAGGAAGAAACAAATacgaataactttttttccaatattctGACGagttccatttttattatgattactTTGGTACTTGTTATACCTCTTATATGGTCTCTCGTACGAATTTGGAGTGATATGATACTTATGATAGAAAATCTGCAAGTAACATTACCGTTAATATTGTCATGTCTGAAGCTTGTCATTGTGCGATGGAAACGATCAG ctATTTTACTCATCGTGAACATGATGGCCGAAGATTGGATGTATTTAAGTGTAGACGCAGAAAGACATGTGATGATAAAACAAGCGCAAATTGCACGATTATTTACAATCTATGAATATAGTATGGGCACATTCGCAATCATCATACTTACTGTTTTACCATCATTTGGGTTACATTTTAGACTTTTAACAAATCTCACGGACAGAGACAGAGTATTACCGATACAAgcctattatttttatgacacAGATAAAAGTCCGCAGTTTGAGCTTACACTTGCTGCTCAGTTTATATCGatgtgttttaatataataatttacatgtcGGTGGATGCTTTCTTTATGCTAACAATCTTTCATATTTGCAGccagttaaaaaattttagatttcgaTTACTTCATCTGAATTTATACAATGATTTCAACAATGCCTTACGTTATATCGTAGAAACTCATCTACGACTTATAAG atttgcCAATAACAtagaagatatattttctttatcgaCACTGAcactattattgtattttggTGTTGCATTTTGTCTTTATGGTTTTGTATTTGTTACT ataATAAGCAGCAATGAAACaagttatatttctttttcacggATAAGTTTTGCGATAGCTGGTACCATTTCTTTATTAGtgcttttgtttttttattgcagtgGCGGAGAACTTGTTGCAAAAGAA tGCGAAGCAGTATATCGTGCTTTGTGCGATCTCGAATGGTACACATTGGAGCCGTCGGAATCGAGAgctctaattttaataatgatacgAGCCGGCGAATCTTTTCGCATCACCGcgggaaaaatatttccactttcAATGGCTACATTTTGTAAC GTATTAAAGACATCTGTTGGCtacatatcatttttattggcAAAGCGTagttga